From a single Hypanus sabinus isolate sHypSab1 chromosome 7, sHypSab1.hap1, whole genome shotgun sequence genomic region:
- the sdhaf2 gene encoding succinate dehydrogenase assembly factor 2, mitochondrial: MSIVRNVRCLTRGRVAQAILGASPIRAYRGDTDDRLTDIIQIPLPPWEERTNEPLDTKRARLLYESRKRGMLENCILLSFFAKKYLNEMTGKQLSLYDKLINQPTNDWDIYYWITETKPTPPEFDNEVMTLLKEFTKNRNMEHRAGQPALDYLFEDKN, encoded by the exons ATGTCGATTGTGCGCAAT GTTAGGTGCCTGACCAGAGGAAGAGTTGCTCAGGCCATACTGGGTGCTTCCCCTATCAGAGCATATCGTGGTGATACTGATGATCGTTTAACAGATATCATACAAATACCACTGCCTCCATGGGAAGAGCGAACAAATGAGCCACTGGACACAAAGCGGGCACGCCTGCTCTATGAGAGCCGTAAACGTGGAATGTTAGAGAATTGCATTTTACTGAG TTTCTTTGCAAAAAAGTACCTGAATGAAATGACTGGGAAGCAGCTAAGTTTGTATGATAAGCTGATCAATCAGCCAACCAACGACTGGGATATTTACTACTGGATAACAG AAACCAAGCCGACTCCTCCAGAATTTGACAATGAAGTAATGACTTTGCTGAAAGAATTTACCAAAAACCGTAATATGGAACATAGAGCAGGGCAACCTGCCCTTGACTATCTCTTTGAAGACAAAAATTAA